From Neospora caninum Liverpool complete genome, chromosome VIII, a single genomic window includes:
- a CDS encoding transport protein particle component Bet3 domain-containing protein — MDRNKLERRKSLTHPSLLDRSLQKSKQEVSLSIFAFLFSEIVQYCLSSAKKGYRMEDRLHELGLRVGYKILDLLVYRERHKKREIKVLSILTFVSTCVWRYLFGHSGELLKAQDNELEYMINDKQLLLNKFISIPRDMNHVNCGAFAAGIIEGILCSAEFPAAVSAHTVEDTPNTKSTTFLIKFLPEVIERQKRLGGGGVTG; from the exons ATGGATCGTAACAAGTTGGAGCGACGCAAGTCGCTGACCCATCCTTCTTTGCTTGACAGAAGTCTACAGAAATCCAAACAAGAA GTCAGTCTCAGCATttttgctttccttttctccgaaATTGTCCAGTACTGCCTGAGCTCAGCGAAGAAGGGCTACCGCATGGAAGACCG GTTGCACGAGCTTGGGCTGCGTGTGGGGTACAAAATACTCGATTTGCTGGTCTACAGAGAGCGGCATAAAAAAAGGGAGATTAAAGTCCTCAGCATCTTGACGTTCGTCTCAACCTGCGTGTGGCGGTATCTGTTCGGCCACAGTGGAGAACTGCTCAAGGCACAGGACAACGAACTTGAGT ACATGATAAACGACAAACAACTGCTTCTTAACAAATTTATCTCCATTCCGAGGGACATGAACCACGTCAACTGTGGCGCGTTCGCCGCAGGGATAATCGAGGGCATTTTGTGTAGCGCAGAGTTT CCTGCAGCGGTTTCAGCTCATACAGTGGAAGACACGCCAAATACAAAATCGACCACCTTCCTGATAAAATTTCTCCCAGAGGTGATTGAGCGACAGAAGAGGTtgggaggaggcggcgtgACGGGATGA
- a CDS encoding putative oxidoreductase, with product MESIALGCLFNGLMESPLLMIVLCLGMFKVAGAVLNSLWCVVAALLLRDCDLLTKILPENKAYWKGRTAWVTGACSGIGLSVARLLALRGCKIIMSSNRPDALKAAVDDIIKFCNKKGTQRKESDFLVLPCNMLHLETLDDTVAKAKEWQGKIDFLFNNAGIIGVGALMPYKSDERVVTVDLLAQMKISKLVIPIMKEAGFGHIIFTDSMYSRFVTGGFASYCAAKHGLRAFAEGLDREFRAKGYNIAVTNICPGWVDTPIYSRAVGPAEMPEAVDYKSKKVTVGLSSETVAAKILKSSSNRLTECWVSRNPELLIAYFNYYVPFAARIFLDISAKSMCAATDETVADIIAQKAINNPKAEELR from the exons ATGGAGTCGATTGCTCTCGGCTGTTTGTTCAACGGACTGATGGAGTCGCCGCTACTCATGATAGTACTTTGTCTGGGCATGTTCAAGGTTGCTGGAGCAGTTTTGAACAGTTTGTGGTGCGTCGTTGCTGCGCTGCTATTGCGTGATTGCGATCTTCTGACAAAAATACTTCCGGAGAACAAGGCGTACTGGAAGGGCCGAACGGCGTGGGTTACCG GCGCCTGCAGTGGAATTGGACTGAGCGTCGCCCGGCTGCTGGCCCTGCGTGGCTGTAAAATCATCATGTCCAGTAACCGACCGGATGCACTGAAAGCTGCTGTGGATGACATTATCAAATTCTGCAACAAAAAAGggacgcagaggaaagagagtgaCTTCCTTGTGCTGCCGTGTAACATGTTACACCTCGAAACCTTGGATGACACAGTCGCCAAGGCGAAAGAGTGGCAGGGCAAGATTGATTTTCTTTTCAACAATGCCG GAATTATCGGAGTTGGTGCTCTAATGCCGTACAAGTCGGACGAGCGAGTAGTCACTGTCGACTTGCTTGCCCAAATGAAGATTTCCAAGCTTGTCATCCCAATCATGAAGGAAGCTGGTTTTGGGCACATCATCTTTACCGACTCCATGTATAGCCGTTTCGTCACAGGCGGCTTCGCTTCGTACTGCGCTGCCAAGCACGGACTGCGTGCTTTCGCCGAAGGACTGGACA GAGAATTCAGGGCCAAGGGATATAATATTGCGGTTACGAACATCTGCCCCGGTTGGGTGGACACGCCGATATACTCGAGGGCTGTTGGTCCTGCTGAGATGCCCGAGGCAGTCGACTACAAAAGCAAGAAAGTTACAGTCG GCCTCTCAAGCGAAACGGTTGCTGCAAAGATTCTGAAATCGTCGTCGAACCGGTTGACCGAGTGCTGGGTGTCGCGGAACCCGGAACTATTGATTGCGTATTTCAACTACTATGTACCCTTCGCCGCTCGCATCTTCCTTGACATTTCTGCAAAAAGCATGTGCGCTGCAACAGATGAAACTGTGGCAGACATTATCGCACAAAAGGCTATTAACAACCCGAAAGCAGAAGAACTTCGATAA
- a CDS encoding putative ornithine aminotransferase has product MSTDCDSTALAAAQYGDEKMSICIYRDSLKLKTEEDFFACDRQYVCGNYAPVPVVISKGKGARVWDINGKEYYDFLAGVSSLSQGHCHPRVTAALCRQAEQLTLTLRSFGNDVTGPACRFMAEMFGYDRVLLMNTGAEAGESAIKIARKWAYEVKGVPQESAKIILCNNNYWGRTITACSSSTTFDCYNNFGPFTPGFELINYDDIDALEGALKDPNVAAFFVEPIQGEGGVNVPKKGYLKRAHELCKSKDVLLIVDEIQTGLCRTGRLLAADHDEVHPDILLLGKSLSAGVVPISAVMGRADVMDVLKPGTHGSTFGGNPLACAVAVEALTVLKDEKLADRAERLGNEFRDCLTKQLDGKVPWIKEIRGRGLLNAVEVDSDIIDPNDVVTKLKENGILTKPTRVKVLRFIPPLVITDEEHRDATARIIETLLAVEEQRKK; this is encoded by the exons ATGTCGACAGACTGCGACAGTACTGCCCTCGCAGCTGCCCAGTATGGCGACGAGAAAATGAGCATATGCATTTATCGCGATAGCTTAAAGCtcaaaacggaagaagatTTTTTTGCCTGCGATAGGCAGTACGTTTGCGGAAACTACGCGCCGGTGCCTGTTGTCATCAGCAAAGGTAAAGGTGCTCGCGTCTGGGATATCAACGGAAAGGAGTACTATGACTTTctcgccggtgtctcc AGCCTCAGTCAAGGGCATTGCCACCCCCGCGTCACAGCGGCACTCTGCCGACAGGCGGAGCAGTTGACTCTCACCCTGCGGTCTTTTGGAAATGACGTTACCGGACCAGCATGCAGGTTCATGGCGGAGATGTTTGGTTACGACCGTGTCCTCCTCATGAATACAG GTGCCGAGGCTGGTGAATCTGCTATCAAAATCGCGCGCAAGTGGGCTTACGAAGTGAAAGGAGTTCCACAAGAGTCTGCCAAAATCATTTTATGCAACAACAACTACTGGGGGAGGACAATCACCGCGTGCAGTTCATCTACCACATTCGATTGCTACAATAA CTTTGGCCCGTTCACCCCAGGATTCGAACTCATTAATTATGATGACATAGATGCTCTGGAAGGAGCTCTCAAAGATCCCAATGTTGCTGCTTTCTTTGTTGAGCCCATCCAAGGAGAGGGTGGTGTGAATGTCCCTAAGAAGGGCTATTTGAAGCGCGCACACGAGCTATGCAAAAGCAAGGATGTACTCCTTATCGTTGATGAAATCCAAACTGGGCTGTGTCGAACAGGCCGGCTCCTTGCGGCAGACCACGATGAAGTACATCCGGACATTTTGCTGCTGGGCAAGAGCTTGAGTGCCGGCGTCGTGCCGATCAGTGCAGTCATGGGCCGCGCTGACGTCATGGACGTGCTCAAGCCAGGAACCCATGGCAGCACTTTCGGAGGCAACCCACTGGCATGTGCCGTGGCTGTTGAGGCCCTGACCGTACTTAAAGATGAGAAACTCGCTGACAGAGCTGAAAGGCTTGGTAATGAGTTTCGGGATTGTCTCACAAAGCAGCTCGACGGGAAGGTGCCGTGGATCAAGGAAATCCGAGGACGAGGTCTACTAAATGCTGTAGAAGTTGACTCCGATATCATTGATCCGAACGACGTTGTAACGAAGCTTAAGGAAAACGGCATTTTGACCAAGCCGACAAGGGTGAAGGTCCTGCGATTTATTCCTCCGTTGGTAATCACGGATGAGGAGCATCGGGATGCAACTGCCCGAATCATAGAGACTCTTCTTGCAGTCGAGGAACAACGCAAGAAGTGA